The following proteins are encoded in a genomic region of Streptococcus constellatus subsp. constellatus:
- a CDS encoding TfoX/Sxy family protein produces MASSKNYLEFVLEQLSGLDDVTYRSMMGEYILYFRGKIIGGIYDNRFLVKPVQAVLDKIAQPSYEFPYEGAKEMILVEDLENKVFLEDLILAMYDQLPLPKPKKKK; encoded by the coding sequence ATGGCATCAAGTAAAAACTATTTGGAATTTGTTTTGGAGCAATTATCAGGATTAGATGATGTGACTTACCGTTCTATGATGGGAGAGTATATTCTTTACTTCCGTGGTAAGATTATTGGTGGTATTTATGATAATCGCTTTTTAGTTAAGCCAGTTCAAGCAGTCTTAGATAAGATTGCCCAACCCTCGTATGAGTTTCCATACGAAGGCGCCAAAGAAATGATTTTAGTGGAAGACCTTGAAAATAAGGTGTTTCTAGAAGATTTAATTTTAGCCATGTATGATCAATTGCCGCTACCTAAACCTAAAAAGAAAAAATAA
- a CDS encoding dihydroorotate dehydrogenase, giving the protein MSNSCLAISLPGLELKNPIIPASGCFGFGQEYAKYYDLNVLGSIMIKATTQYPRFGNPTPRVAETPAGMLNAIGLQNPGVDVVLTEKLPWLAHHYPNLPIIANVAGFSNEEYAFVAEKISKAPNVKAIELNISCPNVDHGNGGLLIGQVPDLAYQAAKAAVDVSEVPVYVKLTPSVADITQIAKAVEDAGVSGLTMINTLVGMRFDSKSRKPIIANGTGGMSGPAIFPVALKLIRQVAQSSSLPIIGMGGVNSAEAAIEMFIAGASAIGVGTANFTNPYACPNIIEDLPKVMDKYGIESLESLRTEIRKNLL; this is encoded by the coding sequence ATGTCTAACAGTTGTTTAGCAATTTCTCTTCCTGGTTTGGAACTGAAAAATCCAATTATTCCAGCTTCGGGGTGTTTTGGTTTTGGTCAGGAATATGCCAAATATTATGATCTCAATGTACTTGGCTCCATAATGATTAAGGCGACCACGCAGTACCCTCGTTTTGGCAATCCGACGCCACGAGTGGCAGAAACACCAGCTGGTATGCTCAATGCTATTGGACTACAAAACCCTGGGGTAGATGTGGTGTTGACAGAAAAACTTCCTTGGCTGGCTCACCATTATCCTAATCTTCCGATTATTGCTAATGTTGCGGGATTTTCTAACGAAGAATATGCTTTTGTTGCAGAAAAAATATCTAAAGCTCCAAACGTCAAGGCTATTGAACTTAATATTTCCTGCCCCAATGTGGATCATGGTAATGGGGGCTTGCTAATTGGTCAGGTGCCAGATTTAGCATATCAGGCTGCTAAGGCAGCGGTAGACGTGTCGGAAGTGCCAGTCTATGTAAAATTGACACCTAGTGTAGCAGATATTACACAAATAGCGAAAGCAGTTGAAGATGCAGGAGTTTCTGGTTTAACCATGATTAACACTTTAGTTGGAATGCGATTTGATTCAAAGAGCAGAAAGCCGATTATTGCAAACGGAACAGGTGGCATGTCGGGGCCGGCAATTTTTCCAGTTGCCTTGAAGTTGATTCGTCAGGTAGCACAATCTAGTAGTTTACCAATCATTGGTATGGGTGGAGTAAACTCAGCAGAAGCAGCCATTGAAATGTTTATTGCGGGAGCATCAGCGATTGGTGTTGGGACAGCAAATTTTACAAACCCTTATGCGTGTCCTAATATTATTGAGGATCTACCTAAAGTCATGGATAAATACGGTATTGAAAGTTTGGAAAGCTTGCGAACAGAAATTAGAAAAAACTTGTTGTAG
- a CDS encoding PhoH family protein produces the protein MQEHSVEIILQHPDDIFHLFGSNERHLRLMEQELRVTIHARTEIVQIIGEEMACEEARQVIQALLVLVNRGMTIGTPDVVTAITMVKNGEIDKFVALYEEEIIKDSYGKPIRVKTLGQKIYVDSIKNHDVVFGIGPAGTGKTFLAVTLAVTALKRGQVKRIILTRPAVEAGESLGFLPGDLKEKVDPYLRPVYDALYQILGKDQTARLMEREIIEIAPLAYMRGRTLDDAFVILDEAQNTTIMQMKMFLTRLGFNSKMIVNGDISQIDLPKNSKSGLIDATEKLKNIKQIDFVYLSAKDVVRHPVVAEIIQAYEHSTEVAHHHFSKEENSSLVSHEIVSEPVKESEDDEGISLD, from the coding sequence TTGCAAGAACATTCAGTAGAAATCATCTTACAGCATCCAGATGATATATTTCATCTTTTTGGTTCTAATGAACGTCATTTGCGTTTAATGGAACAGGAGTTGCGGGTGACGATTCATGCGCGGACAGAAATTGTCCAGATTATTGGTGAGGAGATGGCCTGTGAAGAAGCCCGTCAGGTTATTCAGGCTCTGCTAGTCTTAGTTAACCGTGGAATGACGATTGGAACGCCAGATGTAGTGACAGCTATTACAATGGTCAAAAATGGTGAAATTGATAAGTTTGTGGCTCTATATGAAGAAGAGATTATTAAAGATTCTTATGGTAAACCCATTCGAGTTAAGACTTTAGGGCAGAAAATTTATGTTGATAGCATTAAGAACCATGATGTTGTCTTTGGGATTGGACCAGCAGGAACAGGTAAGACTTTTCTTGCCGTAACTTTGGCTGTGACAGCGCTGAAGCGAGGGCAGGTCAAACGGATTATATTGACCCGACCGGCGGTTGAAGCTGGTGAGAGTCTAGGATTTTTACCGGGGGATCTAAAAGAAAAAGTAGACCCTTATCTACGACCGGTTTACGATGCATTGTATCAGATTTTAGGTAAGGATCAAACAGCGCGCCTTATGGAGCGAGAAATCATTGAGATAGCCCCTTTAGCTTATATGCGTGGACGAACATTGGATGACGCCTTTGTCATCTTAGATGAAGCGCAAAATACGACCATTATGCAGATGAAGATGTTCCTGACTCGACTTGGTTTTAATTCCAAGATGATTGTCAATGGGGATATTAGCCAGATTGACTTGCCAAAGAATAGTAAATCAGGTCTCATTGATGCGACAGAGAAATTGAAAAATATCAAGCAGATTGATTTTGTTTACCTGTCAGCCAAGGACGTTGTTCGTCATCCTGTGGTTGCAGAGATTATCCAAGCCTATGAACATTCTACTGAAGTGGCGCATCATCATTTTTCTAAAGAAGAAAATTCTAGTTTAGTTAGTCACGAAATCGTCAGCGAGCCAGTCAAGGAGTCGGAAGATGATGAAGGAATATCTCTTGACTAA
- a CDS encoding YozE family protein, translating into MRKSFYTWLMTERNPKSTAPKAILADLVFHESTFPKHTDDFDEISRYLEEHADFSFNLSDFDAIWEEYQAH; encoded by the coding sequence ATGAGAAAATCGTTTTACACTTGGTTGATGACAGAGCGCAATCCTAAAAGTACAGCGCCGAAGGCAATACTAGCCGATTTAGTTTTTCATGAATCAACTTTTCCTAAGCATACGGATGATTTTGATGAAATTAGCCGCTATTTAGAAGAACATGCTGATTTTTCCTTTAATCTTAGTGATTTTGATGCAATCTGGGAAGAATATCAAGCACATTAG
- a CDS encoding dihydroorotate dehydrogenase electron transfer subunit — MTSSSCKKRLGKIMLEKMTIVHQEKIAPRIFAMDLLGEMVGQMQVGQFLHIRVPDDTKLLRRPISISEINRERKICRIIYRIEGAGTEFFSQLEKGFQLDVMGSQGNGFDLSGLGIADTALIIGGGIGVPPLLQVAKELHSKGVKVTSVLGFATKAVVILEEEMRKYSRVLITTDDGSYGRKGYVSSIVNELSEDFTAVYACGAPSMLRYVNETFCSHPRAYISMESRMACGMGACYACVLHVAGEDQAVNKRVCEDGPVFETGTIVM; from the coding sequence ATGACAAGCAGCTCATGCAAGAAGAGACTCGGAAAAATCATGTTGGAAAAGATGACTATTGTGCACCAAGAGAAAATTGCTCCACGAATTTTTGCTATGGATTTACTAGGAGAAATGGTTGGCCAGATGCAGGTTGGACAATTTCTGCATATCCGAGTTCCAGATGATACAAAGCTTCTACGTCGTCCTATTTCGATTTCAGAGATTAACAGAGAACGGAAAATCTGTCGGATTATTTACAGGATAGAGGGAGCAGGTACAGAATTCTTCTCTCAGCTGGAAAAAGGTTTTCAGTTAGACGTCATGGGGTCTCAGGGAAATGGTTTTGATTTATCTGGTTTAGGTATTGCAGATACAGCTCTAATTATAGGAGGTGGGATTGGTGTTCCCCCCTTGCTACAAGTGGCAAAAGAATTACATAGCAAGGGAGTGAAGGTCACTTCAGTTCTTGGATTTGCAACAAAAGCAGTTGTCATTTTGGAAGAAGAAATGAGAAAATACAGTCGTGTCCTGATAACAACAGATGATGGTTCTTATGGCCGCAAAGGCTATGTTTCCTCCATTGTGAATGAGCTGTCAGAAGATTTTACTGCGGTATATGCTTGCGGAGCTCCTAGTATGCTCAGATATGTGAATGAAACATTTTGCAGTCATCCGCGAGCTTACATTTCTATGGAATCACGAATGGCGTGTGGAATGGGGGCTTGTTATGCTTGTGTACTTCATGTTGCTGGTGAGGACCAAGCAGTCAATAAGCGGGTTTGTGAAGACGGTCCAGTTTTTGAGACTGGTACAATCGTGATGTAG
- a CDS encoding GNAT family N-acetyltransferase codes for MIEQLSRHYSCRILAEKDIPSILSLYESNPLYFQHCPPAPNLESVKEDMFRLPEGKAKVDKFYVGFWDSYNLVAVIDFVYAYPDEETVFIGLFMVNQTYQGKGIGSQIVTEALAYFAKNFRKARLAYVKGNPQSQHFWKKQGFKPIGSEVKQELYTVVIVEQSLRG; via the coding sequence ATGATTGAACAACTATCTAGGCATTATAGCTGTAGGATACTAGCAGAAAAGGATATTCCAAGTATTTTATCTTTATATGAAAGCAATCCTCTGTATTTTCAGCATTGTCCACCAGCTCCAAATTTGGAAAGTGTAAAAGAAGATATGTTTCGTCTACCTGAAGGCAAGGCTAAGGTTGATAAATTTTATGTTGGCTTTTGGGATAGCTATAACCTTGTAGCTGTTATAGATTTTGTTTATGCCTATCCTGATGAGGAGACAGTTTTTATTGGTCTATTTATGGTTAATCAGACCTATCAAGGGAAAGGTATTGGCAGCCAGATTGTGACAGAAGCGCTAGCCTATTTTGCTAAAAACTTTCGAAAAGCACGTTTGGCTTATGTCAAGGGGAATCCGCAATCTCAGCATTTTTGGAAAAAGCAGGGCTTCAAACCAATTGGAAGTGAGGTCAAACAAGAACTCTATACGGTTGTTATCGTTGAACAGAGCTTAAGAGGTTAG
- a CDS encoding glycosyltransferase family 39 protein, translating to MLKMYSFFFGILRKIMFIVGLHWFFTAIIHLGTISSLALIGAVILVFLAYRYLENLKKCYHYMMRHKVAIMIAVIVFQLAMLLSAQLLIRRDAAVVFNGAFKYSKETSISSYLTRNPNNLFLFLYERFFYNIFGSSALWILQGLNIFYADITALILYKGMKKYVSESAADVTFSLYVLLVGFSPYFYSMYTDIWPLPLIALQIFLLFDLLGLRWQDKRVLFIKTIRLGLISGLAVLIRPTVLIVIMAGFILLLFKKEWKKFILIFFTFLLSFGVTSIGGNYLKATQTEVTLIQEKGLSKSPLLFIDLGLTFIGHDQEDMKEGLLQYIDVDQREQYNNGMFKQENVKKEIKRRLKEYSFLGFLNHLYYKHSLTVSEGTLGWLYRDVEYEKTPYISPLYPYTKKNLVAQFIRTYFLSVDKSEYRYYEIVKQVVWIVMSVGIIFALWKYHADDKLNGISLAVFGGLLFLLIFEGGKTRYLIQFLPQIIMLSALGLTEYLPDWLKSKKGEKIK from the coding sequence ATGCTAAAAATGTACTCTTTTTTCTTTGGAATCTTGCGAAAAATCATGTTCATTGTGGGCTTGCATTGGTTTTTTACTGCTATTATTCATCTAGGGACAATTTCTAGCCTTGCTTTGATTGGAGCAGTCATACTAGTATTTCTAGCTTATCGTTATCTAGAAAATTTAAAAAAATGCTACCACTACATGATGAGACACAAAGTTGCTATTATGATAGCAGTGATTGTATTTCAGTTGGCAATGCTTTTGTCTGCTCAGTTGCTGATTCGGCGAGATGCAGCAGTTGTTTTCAATGGTGCTTTCAAGTACTCAAAAGAGACTTCTATTTCCAGTTATTTGACACGCAATCCTAATAACTTGTTTCTCTTTTTGTATGAGCGCTTTTTTTATAATATCTTTGGAAGCTCAGCTTTATGGATTTTGCAGGGATTAAATATATTTTATGCCGATATAACGGCACTCATTTTGTACAAGGGAATGAAAAAATATGTGAGTGAGTCTGCTGCTGATGTGACATTTAGTTTGTATGTCTTGCTAGTTGGCTTTTCACCTTATTTTTATTCGATGTACACGGATATATGGCCTCTTCCGCTCATTGCTTTACAAATATTCTTACTTTTTGATTTACTTGGGCTTCGATGGCAGGATAAGAGGGTACTCTTCATAAAGACAATCAGATTAGGTTTGATAAGTGGGCTTGCAGTGCTGATACGACCAACTGTGTTGATTGTTATTATGGCAGGTTTTATTTTGCTGTTGTTCAAAAAGGAATGGAAGAAATTTATCCTAATCTTTTTCACCTTTCTCCTATCGTTTGGCGTAACTTCTATCGGCGGAAACTATCTGAAAGCGACGCAAACAGAAGTGACATTGATACAAGAGAAAGGATTGTCTAAAAGTCCTCTGCTCTTTATTGACTTAGGGTTGACTTTTATTGGACACGATCAAGAAGACATGAAAGAGGGCTTGCTTCAATACATTGATGTGGATCAGAGAGAACAGTATAATAATGGAATGTTTAAGCAAGAAAATGTAAAAAAAGAAATCAAACGACGCTTAAAAGAATATTCGTTTTTGGGATTTCTCAATCATCTTTACTATAAGCATTCATTAACTGTTTCAGAAGGAACTTTAGGTTGGTTATATCGAGATGTGGAATATGAAAAAACGCCTTATATCTCCCCTCTTTATCCTTATACAAAAAAGAATCTTGTGGCACAGTTTATCAGAACTTATTTTTTGAGTGTGGATAAGAGTGAGTATCGCTATTATGAGATTGTGAAGCAAGTTGTTTGGATTGTGATGAGTGTAGGGATTATTTTTGCCTTATGGAAATATCATGCAGATGATAAATTGAATGGTATCAGTCTTGCAGTTTTTGGAGGTTTGTTGTTTTTGCTAATTTTTGAAGGTGGAAAGACGCGGTATTTGATACAATTTTTACCCCAAATCATCATGTTATCTGCATTAGGTTTGACTGAATATTTACCGGATTGGTTAAAAAGCAAGAAAGGAGAAAAGATAAAATGA
- the pyrE gene encoding orotate phosphoribosyltransferase, with the protein MTLAKDIARDLLKIEAVYLKPEEPFTWASGIKSPIYTDNRVTLAYPETRTLIEKGFVEKIKAEFPEVEVIAGTATAGIPHGAIIADKMTLPFAYIRSKPKDHGAGNQIEGRVKTGQKMVVIEDLISTGGSVLDAVAAAKREGADVLGVVAIFTYELPRAEKNFSDAGVRLVTLSNYTELIKLAEQEGYVSAEGLALLEKFKHDQENWQGY; encoded by the coding sequence ATGACTTTAGCAAAAGATATTGCGCGTGACTTACTGAAAATTGAGGCTGTTTACTTGAAGCCGGAAGAGCCTTTCACTTGGGCTAGTGGCATCAAGTCTCCAATCTACACAGATAATCGTGTGACCTTGGCCTATCCAGAAACGCGGACTTTGATTGAAAAAGGTTTTGTTGAGAAAATCAAAGCTGAATTTCCAGAAGTAGAAGTGATTGCTGGGACAGCAACAGCAGGTATTCCTCATGGAGCCATCATTGCTGACAAGATGACTTTACCATTTGCTTATATTCGTAGCAAACCAAAAGATCATGGTGCTGGAAATCAAATTGAAGGTCGAGTAAAAACAGGTCAGAAAATGGTCGTGATTGAGGATTTGATTTCAACTGGAGGGTCGGTTCTGGATGCGGTGGCTGCTGCTAAGCGTGAGGGGGCTGACGTCCTTGGAGTGGTAGCTATTTTTACTTATGAATTGCCTAGGGCAGAAAAGAATTTCTCAGATGCGGGTGTTCGATTGGTAACGTTATCGAACTACACTGAATTAATCAAGCTGGCGGAACAAGAAGGCTATGTTTCGGCAGAAGGCTTAGCTCTACTTGAGAAATTTAAACATGATCAAGAAAATTGGCAGGGATATTGA
- a CDS encoding ABC transporter ATP-binding protein codes for MIKSLFGYIKEHKWLYLSIALVLLLYDFTMLIPTQVIQRLVDHLSHHSLTQQNLIRDVSLLALVTICNYLSAYYWHLKIFQSSIDYKFLIQRRAFEKLVAMRMPFYEKFRSGDILTRFSTDVEGMMEMAGYGIVILLYAGGMIVFVIPTMFFISWGISLLAMIPLMTLMIWIYFLGKKQDKLVENNREAVASLNDEVLETIEGVRVARAYSKKTTQKEQFQLRTKALSKVGDQIASIQYLYAPLSSVFIALSTIIVLLIGAIFIKMGQLTIGQVIALQLYMISLIEPFWMLSDFILVYQTGKTSFKKVTELIETTDDMKMSGKEELKHLISIRFQNYHFTYPQTKRPSLRNIAWQIEAGKTYGIVGKTGSGKTTLVRQLFQQYPVGRGTFQINGKSVSHYSRPSIEAMIGYVPQEHILFSKSVKDNIAFGKRNATLSDIEKAIKTAAFSEDLKRMPDGLETLIGERGVSISGGQKQRISLARAFIRQPEVLILDDSLSAVDAQTERRIIKNLQDMRANQTTIIVTHRLSAIQQADWVLVLEDGQIVEEGTPNQLLNKGGWYAEQYQRQQHQRGGSK; via the coding sequence ATGATTAAAAGTTTATTTGGATATATAAAAGAACATAAATGGTTATATTTGTCCATTGCTCTGGTTTTACTATTGTATGATTTTACAATGTTGATTCCAACACAGGTAATTCAGCGTTTAGTAGATCATCTTTCGCATCATAGTTTGACACAGCAGAATTTAATTAGAGATGTTAGTTTGTTGGCTCTGGTGACGATTTGTAACTATCTTTCAGCTTACTATTGGCATTTAAAGATATTTCAATCGTCCATTGATTATAAATTTCTCATTCAAAGAAGAGCTTTTGAAAAATTGGTAGCTATGAGAATGCCTTTCTACGAAAAATTTCGTTCTGGTGATATTCTAACGCGTTTTTCAACAGATGTTGAAGGAATGATGGAGATGGCTGGTTATGGAATTGTAATTCTCTTATATGCTGGAGGTATGATTGTCTTTGTCATTCCGACCATGTTTTTTATCTCATGGGGAATTAGCTTACTGGCTATGATTCCGCTTATGACATTGATGATCTGGATTTATTTTCTTGGTAAAAAACAAGATAAACTAGTCGAAAATAATCGTGAAGCAGTGGCATCTTTGAATGATGAGGTGCTGGAAACAATAGAGGGAGTCCGAGTTGCGCGTGCTTATAGCAAGAAGACAACTCAGAAAGAACAGTTCCAATTGCGCACAAAAGCTTTATCTAAGGTTGGTGATCAAATTGCCAGCATTCAATATCTTTACGCGCCTCTCTCCTCTGTCTTTATCGCTTTATCAACAATTATTGTGCTTCTTATTGGGGCTATTTTTATAAAAATGGGACAATTAACAATTGGGCAAGTGATCGCTCTTCAATTGTATATGATTAGCCTTATTGAACCTTTTTGGATGTTGTCGGACTTTATCTTGGTCTATCAAACAGGGAAAACGTCTTTTAAAAAGGTCACAGAATTGATTGAAACGACAGATGATATGAAAATGAGTGGCAAAGAGGAGTTAAAACATCTTATCTCTATTCGTTTTCAGAATTATCATTTCACTTATCCACAAACAAAAAGACCTAGCTTGCGTAACATAGCTTGGCAAATTGAAGCAGGAAAGACGTATGGTATTGTTGGAAAAACAGGATCTGGTAAAACAACCTTAGTTCGTCAGCTTTTTCAGCAATATCCTGTTGGACGAGGTACATTTCAGATAAATGGAAAATCCGTCAGTCACTATTCACGTCCATCGATTGAAGCAATGATTGGCTATGTCCCTCAGGAGCATATTTTGTTCTCAAAATCTGTCAAAGACAATATTGCCTTTGGTAAGAGAAATGCGACATTAAGCGATATTGAGAAAGCTATTAAAACAGCAGCATTTTCAGAAGATTTAAAACGAATGCCAGACGGACTGGAAACTCTTATTGGTGAGAGAGGAGTGTCAATATCTGGCGGTCAAAAACAAAGAATTTCTTTAGCACGCGCCTTTATTAGACAACCAGAAGTCCTCATTTTGGATGATTCTTTGTCAGCAGTTGACGCTCAAACAGAGCGTCGAATTATCAAAAATCTTCAGGATATGCGAGCTAATCAGACAACGATCATTGTGACACACCGTTTGTCAGCTATCCAGCAGGCAGACTGGGTTCTTGTCTTAGAAGATGGACAAATTGTTGAAGAAGGGACACCGAACCAGTTGCTAAATAAAGGAGGCTGGTATGCCGAACAATATCAGCGGCAGCAACATCAGAGAGGAGGGAGCAAATGA
- the ald gene encoding alanine dehydrogenase, with protein MLIGIPKEIKNNENRVALTPAGVHSIVQKGHQVLVETKAGLGSGFIDADYEAQGATIVATAAEAWAADLVVKVKEPLVTEYSFLRDDLLLFTYLHMAAAPELADAMTISKTIGIAYETVRDQEGNLPLLVPMSEVAGRMAVQIGAHFLTKQEGGSGILLGGVPGVPKGKVTIIGGGVVGTHAARIALGLGAHVTILDISAKRLSELEDLFGHQIQTLMSNSFNIAESVKEADVVIGAVLIPGAKAPKLVTDEMVSKMRPGSVIVDVAVDQGGVVATADRVTTHDEPVYEKHGVLHYAVANIPGAVARTSTLALTNVTLPYIEALADKGFEQAITDDWGLQQGVTTYKGYLTSRPVAEGLNRDYTDIADLV; from the coding sequence ATGTTAATTGGTATCCCAAAAGAAATTAAAAACAATGAAAATCGTGTTGCTTTAACACCAGCTGGTGTTCACAGTATCGTCCAAAAAGGTCATCAGGTTTTAGTTGAAACTAAAGCTGGGCTTGGTTCTGGATTTATAGACGCTGACTATGAGGCACAGGGAGCGACAATTGTTGCAACTGCAGCGGAAGCTTGGGCAGCTGATCTAGTTGTCAAAGTAAAAGAACCCTTAGTTACTGAATATAGCTTCTTACGTGATGATCTCTTGCTTTTCACTTATCTGCATATGGCTGCTGCACCTGAATTAGCTGATGCTATGACAATCAGTAAGACAATAGGAATTGCTTACGAAACCGTTCGTGACCAAGAGGGGAATCTCCCCTTACTTGTGCCTATGAGTGAAGTGGCAGGACGTATGGCTGTACAGATTGGAGCTCACTTTCTAACCAAACAAGAAGGTGGTTCTGGTATACTACTGGGCGGTGTTCCAGGTGTTCCTAAAGGAAAAGTCACTATCATTGGAGGGGGCGTTGTTGGAACACACGCAGCTCGCATCGCTTTAGGACTGGGAGCGCATGTCACTATTCTTGATATCAGCGCTAAACGACTGTCAGAACTAGAAGACCTTTTTGGTCATCAAATCCAGACCCTTATGTCTAATTCTTTCAATATTGCTGAAAGTGTCAAAGAGGCCGATGTAGTGATTGGAGCAGTATTAATCCCTGGTGCCAAAGCTCCCAAACTCGTTACTGATGAAATGGTCAGTAAAATGCGACCTGGTTCTGTCATCGTTGACGTAGCCGTTGACCAAGGTGGGGTTGTTGCAACTGCTGATCGTGTAACTACTCACGATGAACCTGTCTATGAAAAACATGGTGTACTTCACTATGCCGTTGCCAACATACCTGGTGCTGTTGCTCGCACATCAACTCTTGCTTTGACAAATGTAACACTTCCTTACATTGAAGCTTTGGCGGACAAAGGGTTTGAACAAGCTATTACAGATGATTGGGGGCTACAACAAGGAGTGACTACTTATAAAGGTTATCTCACTAGCCGACCAGTTGCAGAAGGGCTCAATCGTGACTACACTGATATCGCTGATTTAGTATAA
- a CDS encoding GNAT family N-acetyltransferase, with the protein MLETERLLLRPVTLDDAEDMFEYSSDEENTRYTFLPNKDLEETKNVIARLFMGRALGNWGIELKERDKLIGSIDLHKLDPLLKKAAIGYVINKKYWNQGLATEALKAILQMAFESLDMNMLVALHDVENPASGRVMEKAGMKFSHIDPYAALDEHEEGRISQRAYYRLTKKDYFEKY; encoded by the coding sequence ATTTTGGAAACAGAACGCTTGCTCTTGCGACCTGTGACATTAGATGATGCTGAAGATATGTTTGAATATTCCTCTGATGAAGAAAATACTCGCTATACTTTTTTACCTAACAAAGACTTGGAAGAAACTAAAAATGTTATTGCGCGTTTGTTTATGGGGCGGGCACTTGGAAATTGGGGAATTGAACTGAAGGAAAGGGATAAACTGATTGGCAGCATTGACCTGCACAAGCTGGATCCGCTCCTTAAAAAGGCAGCCATTGGTTATGTCATCAATAAAAAATATTGGAATCAAGGCTTAGCAACGGAAGCATTAAAAGCCATACTTCAAATGGCTTTTGAAAGTTTGGATATGAATATGTTGGTTGCTCTCCATGATGTAGAAAATCCAGCTTCAGGACGGGTTATGGAAAAGGCTGGTATGAAGTTTTCCCATATTGACCCATACGCAGCACTCGATGAGCATGAGGAAGGCCGAATTTCTCAGAGAGCTTATTATCGTTTGACAAAGAAAGATTATTTTGAAAAATACTGA
- the pyrF gene encoding orotidine-5'-phosphate decarboxylase, whose translation MREERPIIALDFPSFDDVKTFLEHFPKDEKLYVKIGMEFFYAIGPEIVHYLKGLEHSIFLDLKLHDIPNTVRSAMSVLGTFGVDMVTLHAAGGVEMMREAKKVLGDKAKLVAVTQLTSTSEADMRDCQNIQTTVSESVVNYACKAKEAGLDGVVCSAQEVKLIKAATSEDFLCVTPGIRPAGSEIGDQKRVMTPQEAHQIGSDYIVVGRPITRAADPVAAYRAIKTEWIDG comes from the coding sequence ATGCGTGAAGAACGTCCTATTATTGCTCTTGATTTTCCCTCTTTTGATGATGTTAAAACCTTTCTGGAACATTTTCCAAAAGATGAAAAGCTTTATGTCAAAATTGGTATGGAATTTTTTTATGCTATTGGTCCAGAAATCGTTCACTATTTGAAAGGTTTGGAACACAGCATTTTCCTAGATTTGAAATTGCATGACATTCCCAATACGGTGCGCTCGGCTATGTCTGTTTTAGGAACTTTTGGAGTAGATATGGTCACTTTGCATGCAGCAGGTGGTGTCGAGATGATGCGGGAAGCTAAAAAAGTTTTGGGAGATAAAGCAAAATTAGTGGCTGTAACTCAGTTGACTTCTACTAGCGAAGCCGATATGCGAGACTGCCAAAATATCCAAACAACTGTTTCAGAATCGGTTGTCAATTATGCTTGCAAAGCTAAAGAGGCCGGCTTGGACGGAGTTGTGTGTTCAGCTCAGGAAGTTAAGCTGATTAAAGCGGCGACGTCAGAAGATTTTCTGTGCGTTACTCCAGGTATTCGACCAGCTGGTTCTGAAATTGGGGACCAAAAACGGGTCATGACACCGCAAGAAGCACATCAAATTGGTAGTGACTATATTGTGGTTGGACGTCCCATTACACGAGCTGCAGATCCAGTAGCTGCTTATCGCGCTATTAAGACGGAATGGATAGATGGCTAG
- a CDS encoding inorganic diphosphatase, translating into MARKVYQAIIDRPIGYQDSFGNRYPINYGYIPNLFAEDGEEQDVYIVSEKVREPLEYFEGELVAVIHRQDDVEDKWVLTLSSEIVTLEDIKEKTYFLE; encoded by the coding sequence ATGGCTAGAAAAGTATATCAAGCAATCATTGACAGACCCATCGGTTATCAAGATAGTTTTGGAAATCGTTATCCTATCAATTATGGTTATATTCCGAATTTGTTTGCTGAGGATGGCGAAGAGCAAGATGTTTACATTGTGTCGGAAAAGGTACGAGAACCGTTAGAATACTTTGAAGGAGAATTGGTTGCTGTTATTCATCGACAAGATGATGTTGAAGATAAATGGGTGTTAACTTTATCTAGCGAGATCGTCACTTTAGAAGACATAAAAGAAAAGACTTATTTTTTGGAATAA